The following DNA comes from Mycolicibacterium aromaticivorans JS19b1 = JCM 16368.
CACCTGATGGTGCTGTGGGCCGACTTCTTCACCAAGGAGCACTTCGAGCAGTTCCCGAACCTGCACCAGCTGTTCTGGGACGGCGTGCACGGTGCCGGTGACGTCAAGAAGTCGACTGACGCCGCCACGGCTGAGAAGCTGCTCGCTACCATCGATCAGATCTCGGACATCTTCTGGCAGACCGAGAAGGCCAAGGGCATGGGCGTCTACCCGCCTGCCTGACAATCGTCGTCGGCGTACCGCGCGGTCGTTACGGCCGCGCGGTACTTTCGTTTCAGGGCCCTATTTCCACGCGAAGACGGGCTGCTCGAGGTCGTCGACCGGGTCATGTCGGCCCTCCAGGCACAGCCATCGAAGTTGAAGCAGCACAGCACCTGTGGGCGCATGTATGAGGTCGTTGCCCAGCGGCATCTGCACGACGGGGCGCGGGCTTTCCGGGATGGTGATGAATCGCGGCGAATCCGGACGTTGCAGTTGATGCAGCCCGACCCGGTAGACCGCAACGACCTCGTCGGGCGCCGGCCGCGGATCCAGCCGCCCGCCGCCCCAGATGACGACCGGGGTGATGATGTAGCCCGACCGGGTCGGATAGTCGTCGAGCACTCCGAGCACCGATGCGTGGGGAAGCGTGACGCCGACCTCCTCGTCGAGTTCACGCAACGCCGCATCGATCGCGGTCTCGCCCGGGTCCAGTCTCCCGCCGGGGAGAGCCCATTGGGCGGCGTGTGAATTCAAACGGGACGCCCTGCGACACAACAGAAAAGCCGCACCGCCCGAGACTCCGACCATCCGGCCGTCCAAACCGGGCTCCATCGGCCGGCCGGCGATCCAGTCGTCGACAGGAGCCGGGTCCACCCGGTCCTCACCGGTTTCGGAGTCGACGAGTACCACCGCGACAGCTGCGTGGCGCTTGGTGGGGTCGGCCACCGATCGGCGGTCATGGCCGCTCAAGCGATCGCGGATCTGCTCCCGCAGTGCGTCGTCGTAGGTGATCGTCACGGTTCGACCATAGAGCGGCGTGGTGGTGCCTACACACGAGGACGCCGCGGGATGCCGTCACCCCAGGCGATCAGACGGCATCCCGCGGCGTCATGCGCGCATCAGTAGGTCGGGACGAAGACCCCGTTGATCCACACGCCCCAGTGATTCCAGCCCTCGTCCCACACCTGCTTGTTGCCTGCGGCCCAGGTCGGGTCGACCGGTTTCGGCGGCGCCCAGGCCGGCGGGCTGCCGGCGTCGGGGCCGGCCGGCGGCAGCGCGGGCTGAACAGGGCCGGGCGGCGGGGTCCAGCCGGGGTCGGCGCCCGCGGTCGCGGCGCTCAATCCCAGTGCGCTTGCAGCCAATCCACCGGCCACAGCGGCTCCGGCGACAATCTCGATCAACTTCATGGCTTCGTGCTCCAATCGTGCGTCAATCGTGCGTGAGTAACGACCTGCCTGGTACCGGTATTAGCTATCCAGATCTGAGATCGATAAACATCTGACGCGTCGGACAGGGCAAAACCCCGAGCGTCAGTCCGACCCCATTGCCGCGGCGATCGACTGTGCCATCAGCCGAGCCGCGTCGTTACGGTCCATCGACGCCAGCAACTGCCCGACACCGCGCATCTGTTCACCGACCAGCACGGTCGGCCCGTTGCTCAGGTTCGCGAAGGCTTCGGCCACCACGTCGCCTACCGGTACCGCATCCGTCGGCGTCTGGTCTTCCGAGGCCAGGATGCCGCGTTGATACTCGAGTTTGCGCAGCGCAGGAGTGTCGGTCTTGCCGAGGATCAAACCGATCACGTCGACACCCTTGTCGTGCAGTTCACTCCACAGCGCTTCGGCGAACACCATGTCGAAGGCTTTGGATGCGCCGTAGGCCACCATGTTGGGGCCGCCGACAAAGCCTGCCCCGGAGCCGAATACGACGATCCCGCCTCGGCCCCGATCGACCATCGGGGTGGCGTAGTGATGACACAGCTGCATCGGCACCACGCAGTTGCGCTGCACCATGTTCTCGGCGGCCTCGATCGAATTGCTCAGGAACGGTGTGAAGTCGGGGTCAGCGCCCGCGCAGTACACCACGAAGCCGACGTCGAGGTCTGCCGTCGCTTCGATCACGGCGGCCGCCGCACCCGCTACTGCGAGATCGATTGCCAGCGTCCTGGTTTCGACGCTGTGCCGGTCGCGAATGTCCTCGGCGACATCGTCGAGCACCTGTTGCCGGCGCGCGAGCAACACAACGTTGAGCCCACGCGCGGCCAGCTCGTGCGCGAACGCGGCACCCACGCCATCGGAAGCGCCGGCCACCAGCGCCCAGGGGCCGTATCGATCGGCGAAGCGGTCAGCCATCAGTACACCACCTGCACGGTGGTGAAGGTACGCCGGGCGATCCGCCAGCCGGCATAGGTACGGACGATCTCGTCGTCGTAGAAGCCTCGGGCGTTCACCCCGGAGTTGTTGTCGGCAGCCATGATCCACGCATCGACGTAGCAACGGGTGGTGGCACGGTCGACCTGCAGATCGATCACGATGTTGCTGATGCGGTGCATGAGATATCCGGCGGCGGCGTGCGCGACGTCCATGAATTCGGTGACCTCATCGACGCCGTTCCACACCCCGATCTCGCCGTAGTCCAGGTGGCAGTCAGGGGTGAACACGGTCCGGAACAGGTTCCAGTCGCGACGGTCGATACCGCTGGCGTAGCGAATCAGGAGGTCTGAAATATCCTGCCGGTCCTGAAGTTCAGTCACCCGGTGGCTCCGTTACTTACGAGCCAGTGGGCTGTAGAACACCAGACCGTTGCCCTTGTTGTCGTAGACGACGGCCCGACGCTCGTGTGCGTCGTCGTACGGGCCCTTGACGATTCCGCCACCACTGGCCTCGACGGCCTTCGCCGCCGCGTCGACGTCGGCCGTCTTGATTCCGACCACGACCTGGCCGGGGATCGGGTGGTCGATCTCCGTCGCCAGCGCCAGGGTGACCGGCCCGCCGTCGAGCGCCGCGAAATGGGTGCCGTCGCGGAACTTCACTGCCATACCGAGGGTGTCGCTGTAGAACCTGATCGATTCATCCACGTCGTCGGTCGACAGGATGATCATCTTGACTTCGTGTTCGCTCACTGGCGCCTCCTGTGTGTGAAGCGCATTCAGAGTACGACAGTGCGGCGCGCTTCGGGCGCAGCATCGGCACCGGTTGGGACAACTGGATGCAGCCACGCCGCGACGTTGCGCACGTAGTCCTTGAACACCGTCAGGCGAGCCGGATCGGCCAGAATCTGGCCGCCGGGAGGCTCACTGACGAACGACGGCGCACCGCAACCCAAATCCCAGTTGTAGTCTGCGAAGTGGTGAAACGTCGATTCGGCGAGCGCTCGGCCCAACGGCAGGCCGTCGAATGTCTCACCATCGATCGCGACGGCGAGGTTGAACCGACGGCCACTGGCGCTGCTTCGCCCCTCGGCCACGACGGTGGCGCAGGGAATGCTCGCCGAGACCGCGCCCTCGTGCGGGTGCGCGGGGAACCATTCGACTCGGCCGCTGGTGGTGTGTGCAGTTCGCAGCAGCGGATGCACCGGGTCCGTGGTGAGCACCGGCTGGTAGTCGCCGTTGGCGCCGGAATGGAAGTTGGGCCAGGAGATGGTCGGAGTGTCCTGGTCGTCGCAGAGGTGGCTTTGATCGACCGACGTGTCCTGGAACTCGTTGACCAGTCCCAAGGACCCGAGCCGGGTCAGGCAGCACCCGAGGTCCTGGTGGTCACGAGCGGTGAGCACCCCGCCGCCGCGGCGGAACCTGGTGATGGCGTCGGCTTCGGCATCGGTCAGACCGTCGCCGGTGTCGACGGCCATCAGCCACACCTGGTCGAACTCCAGGTCGTCGAGAACGCTGAGCACCGGATCGTCGCCGTGGTGTGCGCGGTTGCGGGCGACCACCTCATGCCCGGCGGCGCGCAGTTCGTCGGCAAGCAGTGCGAAGCGGCCGATGTCCCAGTCATCCGGCTGGTCCATGATGGTGGTCTGAAGAAGAATGCGAGACAAGGTGATTCAGTCCTTTCCGGTGGCCGGTCGGGCGGCTACCCGCAGGTGTTTGCGGGCGGTCAGTTCGTCGTCTTCGACGAGCTCGAGCATCGGCCGCCCTGGGACACACACCATCGTGACGACGAACCTGATCTTGACGTCGTCTCGGTTGTTCGCGTCCGAGTAGTGGATGACGTCTCCGCCCGGCTCCCAGAAGGCTTCGCCCTCGCGGATGACACGTGGCGGCTGGCCTTCGAGTTCAAAAAGCATCTCGCCTTCCAGCATGTAGCCGAACGCCGGACCGCTCGGATGGCGGTGCGGCGGGGCTCCGGCACTGCCCGGCGGGTACTCGATGACCACGGTCATCACATCGGCGCCCTCCGGAATGAAGGGCGGGTGCACGTCCTGAACAACGGTCAGCGCGTTCTCCCATTGCGGGTCATGGATTTTCGTCATCTTCGTTCTCCTCGATGTCAGACAGCGGTTCCGCCGCCGTCGGCGTGCAGGGTCGATCCGGTGATGAAGCTCGCCCGAGGTGAAGCGAGGAAGAGCACCGCGTGGGCGATTTCCTCGGGGTCGGCGGTGCGTCCGAGGGGCAGCGCCCGGCCGAGTTCGTCGTTGGTGTCACCCCATTGCGCGGCGACCCCTTCGGTTTTGGTGGGCCCCGGCGCGACGCTGTTGACGCGGACGCCGTAGGGGCCGAACTCGGCAGCCCAGGATCGCGTCAGTGCTTCGACCGCGGCCTTCGACGCGCCATACGTGGAGGCTCCGCCGACACCTTTGGACGCGACCATCGACGTGATGTTCACGATGCTGCCGCGGTGTCGTCGCAGCATCCCCGGAACGAGCCCCGCGGTCAGGAAATAGGTGCCGCGCACATTGGTGTCGAACGTCGTCTCGAAGGCCGTGACGTCCTGGTCCACGGTGAGCGCTCCGGGAAAGCTGGCCGCATTGTTGACCAGGATGTCGACCTCGCCCGCCCGCTCGACCAATGCCTGTACCGCGCCGGCATCGGAAAGATCGGCGGCGACGAAGCTGGCACGGCCCGAGATCCGGCCGACGGCGGCCGCGCCGCGCCGATGGTCTCTTCCGGTGACGATCACCGTGGCGCCGGCGCCGGCCAACAGCCGGGCGCACGCCAGCCCGATCCCGGCAGTGCCACCGGTGACCAGCGCCGTCTGCCCGGTCAGCTCCGTGGCGGTGGTCATGCGATCTGAGCGGTAGGCGCGTACGCGCTGTCGGCGAGGGCCACCCGAAGGCGCTGCCTGCCGCGAGAGGCCCGCGACATCACCGTGCCCCGCGGGATATTGAGGATCACGGCTGTCTCGGCGTAGGTGTGGCCCTGAATCTCGGCGTAGAACAGCACCGTGCGGAAATCCTCCGGCAAGGTGGCCATCGCAGAACGGAGGTCGCCGTCGGGCAACCGGGTGAGTGCCTCGGCCTCGGCCGAGCGGGAGGCGGTGGATGACCGGGCAGCGCTGTCAGCAAGGTCACCCTCGGTGACATCGTCCACCGGCACCTCCGATGGCCGGCGCTGCTTGGCGCGGAAGCCGCTCACCCAGCGGTTGTAGAGAATCCGGAACAGCCACGCCTTGAAGTCGGTGCCCTCGCGAAACGTGTGGTAGCCCATGAACGCGTGCAGGAGGGTGTCCTGCACCAGGTCCTCGGCGTCGGCCAGGGTCTTGGTCAATCCCGTGGCCCGGCGCAGCAGGGCGTCGAACAGGGGTTGCGAGTCGCGGGCGAACCGCTCCGCGGCCCCGGAGTCGGTTGGCCGGGGTACAGACGTGACGGTCATGAGCGGTCTCCTGGGTGCGAGTTGCTGATGACCTCAGCCTCGCGGTCACGCCGCCCACGCGAACCCTTGAAACCCCGTAGTCCGTAGTCGTCGGTCCGTGGTCGCGCCTAACTCGCCCAGGACATCGCCCGCAGTTGCCTGCGCGAGGTGATGCCGAGCTTGGCGAACACCTTTCGCAGGTGCCATTCGACGGTGTGTGTGCTGATGAACAACTGCGCACCGATTTCCTGGTTCGTCAGGCCTTCGCCGGCCAGTCGCGCGATCTGCGTCTCTTGCGCTGTGAGCTCCCCGGCCGAACTCGGCTGCTGCGAACGCACCTTCTCTCCGGTGGCCGCCAGTTCCCGGCGGGCGCGCTCGGCGAACGCGTGGGCACCCATCCGGACGAACATGTCGTGGGCGTCAGTCAAGTGCCGCCGAGCATCGTTGCGCCGCAACACTCTGCGCAGCCACTCCCCGTACACGAGGTGAGTCCTGGCCCGGTGCGCCGCGACCGTGGTGCGCCCCAACCGCTCGATGGCCTCGGTGAACAGTGCATCGGCGGCGTCGGCGTCGGCGGCGTCGTCGGCAAGCATCGCCTGCGCTGCGGCCAACGCGCCGAGACCCCAGTTGGTTCCGCTGGCGCCCGCGCGTTCGGCGAGGTCTGCGATCGCTGTGGTTGCAGCGTCCCGGTCACCGCTACGTGCGCCCGCCTCCACCAGTTCGTACAGACACCAGCTGTAGAAGCCGATGTCCTCGTATTCGCATGCCTTCCGGGCGGCGGCCAGCGCGTCGTCGTAGCGACCCAAGCCGTTGTAGAGCACCGCTGCGGCATATCCGGTCAGCCCGAGCAGTCGCCCCTCGCCCCGGTGGAACGCGTCGGCTTGGGTGGCCGTGATCAAGCGTTCGGCTTGAGCGACGTCACCCCGCCAGGCCGTCAGCATCAAGGCGTGGTACTTGACCGCCGCGGAGTGGTCGGTTACCGAGGTGATCGCGTCGGCCTCGTCGACTAGTGTTGCGGCCGTGTGGAATTCGCCCGATATCAGGTGCACTCCAGCCTGGTAGACCAGCGCACGCGGCAAAATGGCCAGCGCACCGGCATTACGCGCCGCCCGCACCGCTGCAGTCGCAAGCTGACGCACGGCCGTCTCGTCCCACAACTCGTGCGCCGACGACTCTTGCAGAATCGGAAACGCCGGGACCATCCATCG
Coding sequences within:
- the sodN gene encoding superoxide dismutase, Ni, with amino-acid sequence MLQRLFANATPAHAHCDLYCGVYDPAQAKIEALSCLKTIQKYNDSDDEHFRTRAILIKEQRAEEVKHHLMVLWADFFTKEHFEQFPNLHQLFWDGVHGAGDVKKSTDAATAEKLLATIDQISDIFWQTEKAKGMGVYPPA
- a CDS encoding NUDIX hydrolase, yielding MTITYDDALREQIRDRLSGHDRRSVADPTKRHAAVAVVLVDSETGEDRVDPAPVDDWIAGRPMEPGLDGRMVGVSGGAAFLLCRRASRLNSHAAQWALPGGRLDPGETAIDAALRELDEEVGVTLPHASVLGVLDDYPTRSGYIITPVVIWGGGRLDPRPAPDEVVAVYRVGLHQLQRPDSPRFITIPESPRPVVQMPLGNDLIHAPTGAVLLQLRWLCLEGRHDPVDDLEQPVFAWK
- a CDS encoding SDR family NAD(P)-dependent oxidoreductase, whose protein sequence is MADRFADRYGPWALVAGASDGVGAAFAHELAARGLNVVLLARRQQVLDDVAEDIRDRHSVETRTLAIDLAVAGAAAAVIEATADLDVGFVVYCAGADPDFTPFLSNSIEAAENMVQRNCVVPMQLCHHYATPMVDRGRGGIVVFGSGAGFVGGPNMVAYGASKAFDMVFAEALWSELHDKGVDVIGLILGKTDTPALRKLEYQRGILASEDQTPTDAVPVGDVVAEAFANLSNGPTVLVGEQMRGVGQLLASMDRNDAARLMAQSIAAAMGSD
- a CDS encoding nuclear transport factor 2 family protein, with the protein product MTELQDRQDISDLLIRYASGIDRRDWNLFRTVFTPDCHLDYGEIGVWNGVDEVTEFMDVAHAAAGYLMHRISNIVIDLQVDRATTRCYVDAWIMAADNNSGVNARGFYDDEIVRTYAGWRIARRTFTTVQVVY
- a CDS encoding VOC family protein — encoded protein: MSEHEVKMIILSTDDVDESIRFYSDTLGMAVKFRDGTHFAALDGGPVTLALATEIDHPIPGQVVVGIKTADVDAAAKAVEASGGGIVKGPYDDAHERRAVVYDNKGNGLVFYSPLARK
- a CDS encoding cupin domain-containing protein, with product MTKIHDPQWENALTVVQDVHPPFIPEGADVMTVVIEYPPGSAGAPPHRHPSGPAFGYMLEGEMLFELEGQPPRVIREGEAFWEPGGDVIHYSDANNRDDVKIRFVVTMVCVPGRPMLELVEDDELTARKHLRVAARPATGKD
- a CDS encoding SDR family NAD(P)-dependent oxidoreductase; amino-acid sequence: MTTATELTGQTALVTGGTAGIGLACARLLAGAGATVIVTGRDHRRGAAAVGRISGRASFVAADLSDAGAVQALVERAGEVDILVNNAASFPGALTVDQDVTAFETTFDTNVRGTYFLTAGLVPGMLRRHRGSIVNITSMVASKGVGGASTYGASKAAVEALTRSWAAEFGPYGVRVNSVAPGPTKTEGVAAQWGDTNDELGRALPLGRTADPEEIAHAVLFLASPRASFITGSTLHADGGGTAV
- a CDS encoding sigma-70 family RNA polymerase sigma factor, with product MTVTSVPRPTDSGAAERFARDSQPLFDALLRRATGLTKTLADAEDLVQDTLLHAFMGYHTFREGTDFKAWLFRILYNRWVSGFRAKQRRPSEVPVDDVTEGDLADSAARSSTASRSAEAEALTRLPDGDLRSAMATLPEDFRTVLFYAEIQGHTYAETAVILNIPRGTVMSRASRGRQRLRVALADSAYAPTAQIA